GGACCAAACATTCAGTTCGAACAACCAGTCCGTGCCAACGGACGCCGCCTTCAAACCTCGACGGCCGCTCTCTACATCCCAGGAGCAGAATCCCTCCCGCCTCAACTCCCCACCACTCCCAGCCACACCATCTACAATTTCCGGTGGTGCATAGTCCAGAATTATCTTTAGTGTACATGAGGTTTTAAACGTTACATGAAGCATCAAGCGTCATCAACATGGGTTACGCTATCATCATGATCAATCAATTCAATCAATTGGCGGCACACATGTGCATATTTATGTGGTATCTGGCATCGCACAGACATTATTTATTAGGTGGTCTGAGGATCGGATGGTAGTATGGATTTTCATGCTTTAACTCTCCTTTCCTGCACTTATGGGGTCCATCATAATATCTGTTTAAATAATATATAGCTGAAGTAGTAAAAAAGATTTATTGTATGGCTGCAAAGAATTAGTGCTCTATTTGTCCGGCTTCTGATGACGAGAATGGCCAAAGTAACTTGTGACTAAAGTTATACATCCACAGTCATCATTACATATTTAGAATAAAACCTATCCTCCTAATTCGAAGGTACAACCCTATGGTACGAAGAAATAAAAGAAGAGCGGCCAACTTGACAAGATCGAGCGCATTGATGCTGTCTAAGCTATACAACGTTTTTTGAATTGCTATGAGTTAACATGTAGACGGAGCCTGGATATTAAAAGAACGAGTAGACATACACATCTATCTCCCCTATAATAGACATCTTCGCGGCCTCGTCCTCCTGATTCGAACATCCACTTGACTTTTATCTGATCCCTTTATTACTTACAGAACGGGTTGCTTCGGTTCTGTTCTCGTCCCTAGTTTGTGTCCAAGGGCTTATAATGTCACTGCTTTCACTAGCGCTCGTCCACTCCCCTTCCGAGGTTATACCTGATCCTGCTGCACTCTGCACCGTCACTTCGGCACCCGAGCCCTCAGTACCACTTGGATAATAAGGAGATAAAGCCAATTTGAGGGAATCATTTGTCGCTTCGTCCATCACATGGGTATGTGGAGAAGCAGAGTGGCGGGAACGAGAGGATGCAAGCGTAGTCGACAGATCGATTTCCATCCCAGATTCCCATTTGGTAATCGCCCGGATAGGACCAGCGAAGTGTCGATCTCCGTAGCATTTCCAAGTCACATAGCACATCACACCTGTTCCGGCAATAATTACAGGCGACCAAGACATAGTACCTGACTCTACTTAGCCAAAACAGGTCGATAAGAGTGAAAAGTGTAACTTACTTGCTTTGACTGGCGTAGATCCAGGGAATGTCTGGGTAACAATCAAGGCAAGTGCGTATAACAAACCAACTATCGCTACAGGTTTACTAGTTCTCAAGTCAGCAAGGAGTCAGAAGGTCAGAGCTTGACatacctccacctcctcaaaGACCACAgacttcttccttctgttTGCAGATTGACTCTTGATACGAGGTAGAGTGAAATGGGTATGGCATACCCTACATAGCTCAGAGTACATGCTGTGACAGCCAGTACTGAGTACAATGTTGATTCGCTGGCTAAGGTAAGGCATGCAAAGGGCAAGCATAGAATCACAACGAGCCAAACAGCGAATACGGGCCGGCGATGATAATTGGTTTTTctgatgattgatgagaAAGGCATGCCATTTTCCCTAGCCAGAGCGAACACAAATCGCGAAGATGCCTGTAACTGGGCCAGGACTTGCAACATGAGAACGACGACCATCAAACAGCAAACTGTTATTGCCCCCGGTTTTGAAATTGCCTTCGTGAGAATATATCCCTATAAAAGGTTAGGGCCTTGAGACAACCGCAAACAAGACTTACAAAAGCAAAAGAGTGAGATTTCACCGTGGCTGCGTCTCCCGGGGATATGGACAATAGCAGCAAGACGATAGACTACAAATGATAAGTCAATCAactggaagaatgggaatgtATGTTGGCGCGTTGCACTCACGATATAGCCCAGAACATAAGTCTACGGCAATATCATAATCAGCAACCTTGGTAATTCAAGGAAAACAAATGCTGGACAAAAAAACTCACACCAATAACCGACGTCGTCATGGCGTTTGGGACATTTCTCGAAGGATTTTGTGTTTCCTCCGCCATACTATATGTAGCTGTTAGTTTCCAGAGCCAAGCACCGCGCTCTCAACAGGTCAAAGCCAAACAACAACTCACTGGGCAGAAGCATCTGCGCCACTCGCAATCGACGTGTACTGCCAACCTAATATATAGACGTAAGGTTTAGAGCTCCAGCCTGTCGTGTTGTAAAATTGCTTGAACATCTCTCCAGGATCATGTTTTGTAGCGTTTGTCGCCAAGAGTGTTATACACAATACAAGCCACATGGAAAACCCAAAAGCACCGGAACAAAGCCAAAAACAATGCGACTGTCCCCAACCAGTGGAGCCAATCAAACCAACGATGATAAGAATCCCCTGTAGTGGATTAGCATAATTAATCATGCACTGCATGATCACTTACTagaaagagaaggcagTTGTGCCAATTTCTCTTTTGATAATCCAGAGACAAACTAATGGTTCCGACCACTATGTTTGCAATCTCCCACGTCACTAGCAGCAACTAAGTCGTTGTCAGCAGGTACACATATCCAAGTTCACCTTACATTTCCAACATGGCCACCCATGACAAAGCCGCTTACCATCCACGcccatcctctttcaccacCGATACCGCCTCTCGCTGCTTTCCAAGACCATGAAAACATTGCCCCAGCTACGGGGTACGCTGACGCCAGTTCAGACAGGGTAAGAGTCATGAAATAAGTCAATACGCCCGAAATGGGCCAGGCGACAAGGATCATGGCGGGCCCTCCGTAGTTATAGGTACCAGACACGGCAAAGATGGTGCCCTTAAGGATATTGTCAGCCCATAATGCAATATTGATGCATGTTGTAGCGTAAATGGAGTGCTTACCTGCAATGCGCCAATATTTAGCCAACTGATAGCCAGACTGGACCAAAAAGTGTAATCTCTGCCCAAAACCGCGTTGTATCCTAATGCGTGCAGTCTTTGGGCGTCGATATCTTCCTGTGATGCCGAACCCCTGCTCTCATTCTGTCTCAAGTCCATCCCAAATTTGACggcaggaggagagggtAGATGTGAAAGTTCAGTGACAGGCGAAACCGCATCTCCACTAATTTTGCGGGCAGGCTGATTTGATATCTGATCATGATGGATGGTTACAGGTGGAGCTGGTATGGGTCTGGAGGAATAGGGTATGTCGTGTGATTTTGTCATTGATAAGGTTGGGTTTGGTAAAAgatatgatgatgaatgagaGGAAACGGATATCCGGCGtactgatgatgaaggagtaTCGCCTGGTAACGGAATATGTAAATCGCTGCCAAGTGGCGGGTCGTATACTGCATCTGACAGTTTACGCGTTGATGTAGGTGGCAAGGGTATGGATCGGTTATCGGAAGCATCGAGGTCATTGCGGGAATTACAAGGAGTGGAAGGAATGTTGAAGGATGTAGAGGACTCGAGATAAGCCGACTCATTCCGTGAAGTCACGACTGGGGATGGAGGAAACCGTTTCGACATGGCCAAGATGGTAAAAAATTGGGAAGTTTTCAACCACCTACACTAAATCCGCGGGTGGACTCCGATACCCAAACAAAGCAAAATCGAGGTAATCGGTGGCAAGAGCCCAACGCTGACTAGTGATCCTGCAGGCAGCAGATAGATGGATATGTTTCAGAGTCGAGATTGGAGTCCCGCACTAACTGCTGAGACCATTTCCTTTCGTTACTATGTCCACTGGTAGAGACTTCGCGGGTGCGATGAAAGTAAGGGGTCGATTTGAAGGCGAAAAGGGCAGGGTTTCTAGTCTTTATTGGTTGTCCTTTCGTCGTTGCTCGATAGTGCGTGATAGCTTCTGTTTGTATACAAAGCTAGGAACTGGCGCTTTGAAATGCTTTCCGGTGAAGGTGGGAGCAGGAAACGCTGTCAGCTCTGGGTTGCAGTGATGCGAGCCTCTTCGTTCGAAATCCAGGATGTCCTGAGTTGATACTGGGAGACTTCGAGGAGATCTTGAGAGGTATTGGACAACGTACGAAGGatggacgagaagaagagcacgTCGGATATTATACAGGACCATAATGTAGCAGCAGCATTAATAATCCATTTTATTACCATTATTAATTTATCTGCCTTCCCACCCGTCGGTTACTGCCGATAAGAACAACGACGATAGAAGAAAGTATCTTTTGTCCGCTTCGTTCGTTGTTGCATGTTGCATGTACTATAATTCCCACCTGTATCTTATATATATAGAATAGTGCTTTGATAATGGTACCAACCAAGATAGAAAATTGTTGTAATCAGTTGATACATGCCGTACGTTTCTATCTTCTTACTCCCATCTGTTTGTTGTTATTATAAGGCTTCGTTATCGAGTACAAATACCCAGCATTATCTTCTCTCTGGATCTTTCTCGCAAGTTCTCCAAGAGGCTTGCAGGGGGTACTCTTCAGCATCATACTTACCTATAGATAATAAGTTAGAACCCATACAATCAAAGGCAAACAAAGCATCATTTCGCTACACTTATTATAGGATTGAAATGTTGTACGTAATTCTATTTTTTCTGCGATGTCGGTTTTTTAGCGTTGTACGCACGGACTggatagaagaagaaaaaaaaaacataaGAAATTGGATTTACTGGATTGATTTAGAGGTGCATTTGTGATACATTTGTTTATTCGCTTGCTAATATTTTATACGTATGTTAATTGCTACGGAAAGGACAATTGTTAATAAGAGCTACAATAATAGACATTTTGAACAAAGAAAGCGAAAATTCTTCGAATTATTGCCTACGCAGCGATGTGCGAGACTTCTCTGTCCCAAACCCTATGATTGGCAACTGTCTCCAAAAATTGCTTGGCAAATTGTGCAGAGTGGAGAGTGGGGTTGGCGGGCGCGAACACGACGCCATTCTCTTGCACCACACTAGATTCTGTCTTGACCGTGGGGCTAAAATCTCCAGGAATACATGTCTCAACCAACCATTGCGTAGCATTGCCGACTGCCCCAATCGCCTTCAGATGCATGTAGGCCTCTCGAGCTGCGTGAATGAGGCGACCAATTTTGAGCTTGGATACGAAGGCATCATCAGGACCGCCAGCGAAGATAAGAGCGTCGAAATATGTGGATCGGCAACCTTCGAAAGTAAACTCCGTAGTGAATGACTGGCCATCAGAGGCTTTGACAGGACCGAGAGTAGGACCAACCTAGAGACGTCTCAATACAAGTTCACGGCGAGGTGTCATAATGGCACTCACAAACTTCACCATACATCCAGCAGCTTCGAAAGCTGCAAGCAGGGGAGCGACTTGCGAGTAAACGAACCCTGGCACAAGGAAAATACCAATTTTCCTCCCGGCAGCAGTGAAGGTTTGATTTTTACCCGTAATCTGAGACAGATATTCTGTCCTCTTACCATGGTTGGGTTTGGCTTCAGGCAGGCTCAGATGGGGGAAGCCGGAATGGACTGCAGTAGCAAGTCCATGGTCGATTTCATTGATACGGTTGATGACATTTTGTATGACCAAATTATCAGCACAGTGTGAAAGTTCAAATTTATATGCGTCAATGATATGTTTCTTTTCCACATCGCTCATAGAGTTCCAGAAAAGAGTGGCTTGTGAGGAATGATCCTGCGCCTTATTAGCAATACTGACTGACACATACACATTGAGAGACATACGTTGAATTTGGGGGCCTGAACTCGTTCTTTAATGCCCGACACCTTTGCAGGATAGCTTTTAAAACCTCCCTGCTTAGGCGATGTAAGAGGGAGATTTTCATTCCTGTTTGGATGATAAGGTGTTCTATTGTTCTTACTAAACATGCTCATTTGACCTTCTCGCATAGTGGTCATGAAGGGACAAATAGGCCTGTTCACAGGGATATCTTTCCAATTGATGCCTAGGCGAGATACCTGGGTATCAGGATAGGAAAAGTTTCGACCAGCTAGGAGAGGATCATCGGTAAAGTCCATGCCGGGAACGATGTGCTGAGTACAGAAAGCAACCTGTTCGACTTCACTAAAATAGTCGACAGGATTGCGATTGAGTGTAAGGGTACCAATTTTTTGAACCGGCACAAGCTCCTCAGGGATAAGCTATGTAGGTGGTGAGTATTTGCTAATTTCAACTGAGTTGAAAGGGAGTAAGAATTACCTTGGTGGCATCAAGGAGATCAAAATCAAATTTgtgctcatcttcttctttaaTCAACTGCACACCCAAATCCCATTTGGGGTACGCTCCAACTTCGATTGCGTCCCAAAGGTCTCTTCGGTGGAAATCAGGGTCCTGTCCTGCAACCTTCAGCGCCTCATCCCACACAAGAGAGTGAGTACCAAGGTGTGGTATCCAATGATATTTAACGAAGGTGCTTTTGCCTTCCTCATTGATGAGTCGGAAAGTATGAACGCCAAACCCTTGCATCATGCGGTACGATCGAGGAACCGCCCGATCAGACGTGAGCCATTGCTGCATGTGAAGAGCGGGCTTGTGAAGAGACATGAAGTCCCAAGCATTGTCGTGAGCTGTCTGGGCTTGAGGAATCTGATTGTGAGGCTCGGGTTGGACGGCATGAATGACATCCGGAAACTTAATCGCATCCTAGAAGCCTGAATCAGCCAGTGGGCCCTGTAATATTATGAGTAAGGTACTTGCTGTCACCATTATCAGTAAAATTGTTGCCGCCGGATTACGATGACTTACCATTAATGAAGAACACGGGCATGTTGTTGCCGACTACGTGAGATATGATCAGTAATAAGTTGTTGAAGCGTAAAAAAGACAGCTCTTACCGATATCCCAGTTTCCTTCGTCCGTATAAAATCTTGTGGCAAACCCACGGACATCACGCACTGTGTCAGCGCTTCCCCGAAAACCAGCAACAGCGCTGAACCGAACATAGGCTGGTACGACCTTACTGGTGTCCGTCAAAACCTGGAAAAGTCAGTTAACATCGGCTAGAACGATGAGTAGGTTGTCAAACCTTCGCAGTGGTGATGTCAGTCAATGGAGTGTGAAGCTTGAATTCTCCGAAAGCGCCGGCACCCCGGGCGTGAACTACACGCTCTGGAATGCGTTCGTGATCAAAATGCTGAATCTTTTCACGGTTGTGGAAGTCTTACGAGACGTCAGATTATCATAAGCCTGCAGCCAAGATTAGAAGCCTACCTTCAAGTAGAGTGGGTCCCCTGGCTCCAGCTCGAAGGGAATTGTCCGTGTCTGATACCTTGACCCCGAAATACGTAGTGTAAGGGGTCTTATCGTCTTGATCGATGGTGTTCTCAGCCATCTGACGATATTTGGCGTCGCCTGTAACCATATTGGCGGCTGTACTTGTATCAGCTCCATCTACACAAAGGCTCAATCTCCTGACCTTGGTTTAACATCTGAGACATGTTGTTGGTGTTCCAGCACAAATAACTCGGAACGGTGAACGGGGGCTATTTTGTCGTGCAACATGATACTTTTATATGCTATTTGTGATTAGCAGTACAAGTTCTCGCCTCGGTTCCATTCGCATGACGATACGTTTGCATACGCAAATGGTGAGTAATGCAACGAGCAACGAACGAAGAAGCAAGTCTCATCATCGTTATGTCAACAATGAGCAACTGACAACTGAAGAAGTAACTGAATTGACCAATTAAAGACCTGCTTTTATGCACATTATTAGTGCGTCATAATTACCGTGGTAGCTCGACGTCATTTACCCGGTTTTTTCGGGGTAGCGCTGCTGAAAAAGTataggctcgacacaagcccctcTTTGGACCTTGTCTTCGTCGGAGACCGATTgatgtccgtcgaggggcttgtgtcgagcctagAAAAAGTAGAAAATCTTCCGATAGATTTGGAAAACTGGAAATTGAATGAGTAACAATTCAGAAATGAATCATATTCGTATAATGgacggaaaagaaaagatggtaCGTATGAGGATAAGTCAATTCGAAGCGGCCATCATAATGCATCAGCTAGGCCCATAGATATACATCTTGGGTATTTCTTGATGTTATTGAATAAGTGATGTAGATGATCTATTGAACGACCCCTTGTATGAATGATCTGACAAGTTCAACAGTCTCTACAGGCTTTTCCGCATGCACCCAATGTCCAGCATCAAGCACCTCTAATTTCATCTGAGGGAAAAAACTACTAGTCACTGGAATATTACGCTTGTTCAAGTATTTTGATTGTTCACCTTTTATCAAAAGGACAGGGCCGTCCCATTGAGGCGAATTCGAACTGACAGGAGGTGGGGGAGAGTAAGGGAAATCCCCAATATGAGGAATGGCAGCTGAGAGCAGGGACAAAGGAATGCGAAAGGTGAGGTGTGGAGAAGGGCTTTTCGAAAGGCGAGTGTTGGTAAGGAGAAACTGGCGAGTAGCAAGAATCTAGTCATGTGAACTTCATCAGTGGGAAAGTATCCGTGAAAAACACAGACAAGGCGTACAGGCTCAGTCTTTTGTAGAATAACATCGGCCTCCTGCTTTGTTTTGACTCGGGCCGTTTCGATGTCCATCATTGCATTTGTGTACGAAGCAAACCTTTGGGATAAATCAGCAGCGGGCGGCGACTCGGCTGAGGGGCGCTCACTCGGGAGAGATTTTTCCTTTAGCAGGGGACATGTCCACACTGATCAGTGATCGTAAAGGGCCGTTAAGATCACCGTTCAGTGCTAGGGCCATAACCGCTTTGCCGCCCATGGAGTGCCCGAGCAAGTTAACGCCGGAAGTAAGCTTGTGAGATATAAAAAACTGATGTATGTCCGCGGCCATCGCTGAGTAAGTGTGCGGTGAAGCATGCGGAGACTGCCCATGATTGCGAAGATCCTACAATGTGGTTACAATGTGATTAGACTCGATTCTTCGGTGCGTATAGCGCATGATATACCAAAGTGTATACAGGCATACCCAACTTTACAGCAAAGGCTTTTGCCAGTGATCTCCAGTTTTGTTTCGACCCACTATATAGGCAAAATCAGCTAAGTATTTCTGAGCAAGGGATTGGATATGGGACATACAATAAACCATGGCAGATGACAAGGCTCTGCCCGACAGCTTCAGGGAAAGGATTCGAAGGTTCGACGACGTCGTAAGCAAGCTGAACTGGAACCTGTTCCTTAATACTTGAAGTCTGGTGGTGGGAATAGGAATGGAAATGATACACCCCTATTTGAGGACCAATAAGTCGGGGAATGTGCGTTGAGGGGGTTACTGCCCGACCGAACGGAAATGTGGAGATACATCGAGCGATGCTTGGGGAGATACACGAAGTAAGTGCTGAAGTGGCGGGCGTATTGTGAATGTTTCTGATTAAGGACAAACGCATCTTCTTAGATGGAAAACGAAAGAAAGAGCAAGGGTCGCGCCAACCAAACAACGCCGTATCTACATAGCTGCGTACCTTTGctttattatttatttttaGTACTTGCGCGCGTTTACGGATCGAATGCACCCGTGTACGAGTTCTACTGTTCAGCAACATCACTTTCGTAACAAATCGGCGGTTGAAGAGGCGACCGACGGAATACAGCAAGTATCGGTAAACCACTACTTATATCACCTATAATGCCTATCATATATCCTATGCCTATGTTCATGCACTACCGATGCACATTCTGCATTTCGCAGTTAATCAGGTGCATTTCACATCTCATTTTTTGTACTTTCTGCGTTTCACTTCGCATTTTCGTGGTTGTTTACAACTATTTGAACAACCGCCGCTCGTACTATAAAATCACGTCTTAC
The nucleotide sequence above comes from Cryptococcus neoformans var. grubii H99 chromosome 1, complete sequence. Encoded proteins:
- a CDS encoding amino acid/metabolite permease, variant → MSKRFPPSPVVTSRNESAYLESSTSFNIPSTPCNSRNDLDASDNRSIPLPPTSTRKLSDAVYDPPLGSDLHIPLPGDTPSSSVRRISVSSHSSSYLLPNPTLSMTKSHDIPYSSRPIPAPPVTIHHDQISNQPARKISGDAVSPVTELSHLPSPPAVKFGMDLRQNESRGSASQEDIDAQRLHALGYNAVLGRDYTFWSSLAISWLNIGALQGTIFAVSGTYNYGGPAMILVAWPISGVLTYFMTLTLSELASAYPVAGAMFSWSWKAARGGIGGERGWAWMVSGFVMGGHVGNLLLVTWEIANIVVGTISLSLDYQKRNWHNCLLFLGILIIVGLIGSTGWGQSHCFWLCSGAFGFSMWLVLCITLLATNATKHDPGEMFKQFYNTTGWSSKPYVYILGWQYTSIASGADASAHMAEETQNPSRNVPNAMTTSVIGTYVLGYISIVLLLLSISPGDAATVKSHSFAFGYILTKAISKPGAITVCCLMVVVLMLQVLAQLQASSRFVFALARENGMPFSSIIRKTNYHRRPVFAVWLVVILCLPFACLTLASESTLYSVLAVTACTLSYVGYAIPISLYLVSRVNLQTEGRSLWSLRRWSKPVAIVGLLYALALIVTQTFPGSTPVKASTMSWSPVIIAGTGVMCYVTWKCYGDRHFAGPIRAITKWESGMEIDLSTTLASSRSRHSASPHTHVMDEATNDSLKLALSPYYPSGTEGSGAEVTVQSAAGSGITSEGEWTSASESSDIISPWTQTRDENRTEATRSVSNKGIR
- a CDS encoding mitochondrial protein; translated protein: MRLSLIRNIHNTPATSALTSCISPSIARCISTFPFGRAVTPSTHIPRLIGPQIGVYHFHSYSHHQTSSIKEQVPVQLAYDVVEPSNPFPEAVGQSLVICHGLFGSKQNWRSLAKAFAVKLGMPVYTLDLRNHGQSPHASPHTYSAMAADIHQFFISHKLTSGVNLLGHSMGGKAVMALALNGDLNGPLRSLISVDMSPAKGKISPEFASYTNAMMDIETARVKTKQEADVILQKTEPILATRQFLLTNTRLSKSPSPHLTFRIPLSLLSAAIPHIGDFPYSPPPPVSSNSPQWDGPVLLIKGEQSKYLNKRNIPVTSSFFPQMKLEVLDAGHWVHAEKPVETVELVRSFIQGVVQ
- a CDS encoding catalase, whose translation is MSQMLNQAANMVTGDAKYRQMAENTIDQDDKTPYTTYFGVKVSDTDNSLRAGARGPTLLEDFHNREKIQHFDHERIPERVVHARGAGAFGEFKLHTPLTDITTAKVLTDTSKVVPAYVRFSAVAGFRGSADTSATTCPCSSLMDAIKFPDVIHAVQPEPHNQIPQAQTAHDNAWDFMSLHKPALHMQQWLTSDRAVPRSYRMMQGFGVHTFRLINEEGKSTFVKYHWIPHLGTHSLVWDEALKVAGQDPDFHRRDLWDAIEVGAYPKWDLGVQLIKEEDEHKFDFDLLDATKLIPEELVPVQKIGTLTLNRNPVDYFSEVEQVAFCTQHIVPGMDFTDDPLLAGRNFSYPDTQVSRLGINWKDIPVNRPICPFMTTMREGQMSMFSKNNRTPYHPNRNENLPLTSPKQGGFKSYPAKVSGIKERVQAPKFNDHSSQATLFWNSMSDVEKKHIIDAYKFELSHCADNLVIQNVINRINEIDHGLATAVHSGFPHLSLPEAKPNHGKRTEYLSQITGKNQTFTAAGRKIGIFLVPGFVYSQVAPLLAAFEAAGCMVKFVGPTLGPVKASDGQSFTTEFTFEGCRSTYFDALIFAGGPDDAFVSKLKIGRLIHAAREAYMHLKAIGAVGNATQWLVETCIPGDFSPTVKTESSVVQENGVVFAPANPTLHSAQFAKQFLETVANHRVWDREVSHIAA